A section of the Castanea sativa cultivar Marrone di Chiusa Pesio chromosome 12, ASM4071231v1 genome encodes:
- the LOC142619299 gene encoding aspartic proteinase CDR1-like gives MASGVIFHPCFLLSYYLIGLLVTAHNVPQAQLTPLNGQHLMKVSIGTPPVDIYGAIDTASNLVWTPCVPCNDNCFKQIHPLFDPKKSSTYSEISCHSEKCHQVWYEGRCSPQNSCIYSTGYISGLSHGVLAKEKATITSSSGQAVSFDIVFGCGHNTTFASNVQATIGLGLGPLSFVSQIGGKRFSYCLLPYGTEYTNPSITSKISFGNGSEVVGDGVVSTPLVAGDDYFVTLEGISVGDTYVSFNSSGNASKGNMWIDSGSPMFALPPDFYDRLEVEVKKQIPIDPIKDDPNLGTRLCYRTKITNENGPILTIHFEGADVELKPIQTFNQPLKEYEYYCFGITNTADTDEANIGDHYQGIYGNYVQANFLIGFDFETRMVSFKPTDCTKL, from the coding sequence ATGGCAAGCGGTGTCATATTTCATCCATGCTTCCTTCTCTCATATTATCTTATAGGCCTTTTGGTTACAGCTCATAATGTCCCCCAAGCACAATTAACACCACTCAACGGTCAGCATCTCATGAAGGTCTCAATTGGCACTCCACCAGTAGACATCTATGGCGCTATCGATACAGCTAGTAACCTTGTGTGGACACCATGTGTACCTTGTAATGACAACTGCTTCAAACAGATTCATCCCCTGTTTGATCCTAAAAAGTCCTCCACATATAGTGAAATTTCTTGCCATTCAGAAAAATGTCATCAAGTATGGTACGAAGGCCGTTGTTCTCCTCAAAATAGTTGCATTTACAGCACTGGATATATAAGTGGTTTATCCCATGGTGTTCTGGCCAAAGAAAAAGCCACCATCACTTCTTCCTCTGGGCAAGCGGTTTCCTTTGACATTGTTTTTGGATGTGGACACAACACTACCTTCGCTTCCAATGTCCAAGCAACTATTGGGTTAGGATTAGGGCCTTTGTCCTTTGTTTCACAAATTGGTGGCAAGAGGTTTTCTTATTGCTTGTTGCCATATGGTACTGAATATACTAATCCTAGTATTACAAGCAAGATAAGTTTTGGCAATGGCAGTGAAGTTGTGGGTGATGGTGTGGTTTCAACACCATTAGTAGCTGGAGATGATTATTTTGTGACACTAGAAGGAATTAGTGTTGGAGACACATATGTGTCTTTTAACTCTTCAGGTAACGCTTCTAAGGGCAACATGTGGATCGATTCAGGATCACCAATGTTTGCTTTGCCACCAGATTTTTATGATCGCTTAGAGGTGGAAGTGAAGAAGCAGATTCCAATTGATCCCATCAAGGATGACCCTAATTTGGGGACACGACTTTGCTATAGAACTAAAATTACTAATGAAAATGGACCAATATTGACTATCCATTTTGAAGGTGCAGATGTGGAGTTAAAGCCTATACAAACTTTCAATCAACCGCTTAAAGAATATGAGTATTATTGCTTTGGAATTACAAATACTGCAGATACAGATGAGGCAAATATAGGCGACCATTACCAAGGAATATATGGCAACTATGTTCAAGCAAATTTTTTGATTGGGTTTGACTTTGAAACAAGGATGGTCTCCTTCAAGCCGACTGATTGCACCAAGCTGTAG